One genomic segment of Photobacterium sp. DA100 includes these proteins:
- a CDS encoding LysR family transcriptional regulator, protein MKSTDLNLIPIFVAVYEEQSLSKAAVRMDVSQPAVSKGLKRLREIYDDPLFHRNANGVEPTAFASDIYPALAASLKNFSSTLSASREFDPKTSRRIFSIACVSVASFSIIPVLVEQIRLEAPNIALEIHPLFTEDMEADLRLQRYDLVIDLPPRGRSLLKSQVLYSEELSVVCCKHHPRLTDSVTIEQFLAEDHVVVARWHARGSLLNAEDIPELDQRNIVVRAPGAVEMLPIIAGSDIIGMLPKSTIESFSEFYAIKALPMPFGQDLYDLCAIWHPSRTTETSHRWLRQLLFKVVKENFL, encoded by the coding sequence ATGAAAAGTACTGATCTTAACCTCATCCCCATATTTGTCGCTGTATATGAAGAGCAGAGTCTGTCAAAGGCGGCGGTTCGTATGGATGTTAGCCAGCCAGCTGTGAGTAAGGGGTTAAAGCGTCTGCGGGAGATTTATGATGATCCCCTGTTTCATCGCAATGCTAATGGCGTGGAACCAACCGCTTTTGCCAGTGATATTTATCCGGCATTGGCGGCATCTCTGAAGAATTTCAGTTCTACGTTATCAGCTTCAAGGGAGTTTGATCCAAAAACATCAAGGCGGATATTTTCGATTGCCTGTGTATCGGTTGCTAGCTTCAGTATTATCCCCGTTTTGGTCGAGCAAATTCGCCTGGAAGCACCGAACATCGCACTGGAAATTCACCCGTTGTTTACCGAGGATATGGAGGCAGACCTACGTTTGCAACGTTATGACTTGGTGATAGATTTACCACCACGAGGTCGCAGCCTGCTCAAATCGCAGGTTTTGTATTCGGAAGAATTGAGTGTGGTGTGTTGCAAACATCACCCTCGTTTGACGGACTCGGTCACCATCGAGCAGTTCCTTGCCGAGGATCACGTCGTCGTTGCCCGATGGCATGCCCGTGGCAGCTTATTAAATGCCGAAGATATTCCGGAGCTTGATCAGCGTAATATTGTTGTTCGAGCACCGGGAGCGGTGGAAATGCTGCCAATTATTGCCGGTTCAGACATCATTGGTATGTTGCCAAAGTCCACTATTGAATCTTTTTCGGAGTTTTATGCGATCAAGGCTTTGCCGATGCCGTTTGGCCAGGATCTTTATGATCTTTGTGCGATATGGCACCCAAGTCGTACGACAGAAACCAGTCACCGCTGGTTGAGGCAGCTGTTGTTTAAAGTGGTAAAAGAAAATTTCCTCTAG
- a CDS encoding VWA domain-containing protein, whose protein sequence is MFNFSLFDLEFVYPWWFLALPFPLIVFYFVPAYRTKQSAIKVPFFSQLIEALGEVPSAGASQLSPSWWQRMTLVISWILVITALAKPTILGAPQIRESFGRDVMVLVDLSGSMAERDFSSSTGNNVSRLDAAKEVLADFAKTRQGDRLGLILFGDAAFLQTPFTADQDVWLALLNQTEVAMAGQSTHLGDAMGLAIKVFDQSHQEKGDEDREKVAIVLTDGNDTGSFVEPIEAAKVAKAKGVRIHMIAMGDPQTVGEAALDMATINRVANESGGQAFVALDRESLLGAYQEIGKLEPQLYESSTYRPKQSIHHYLIAIVVVMYLIAFTMATLNRGRRLGQGMEKNNV, encoded by the coding sequence ATGTTTAATTTCTCATTGTTCGATCTGGAGTTCGTTTACCCATGGTGGTTTTTGGCGTTGCCATTCCCCTTGATTGTCTTCTATTTCGTGCCGGCATACCGCACCAAGCAAAGCGCAATAAAAGTGCCTTTTTTCAGTCAGCTTATAGAAGCCCTGGGCGAAGTGCCGTCAGCGGGGGCAAGCCAGCTGTCACCATCCTGGTGGCAGCGAATGACTCTGGTGATTTCTTGGATATTGGTGATTACCGCTTTGGCCAAACCGACAATACTGGGAGCGCCACAGATCCGGGAGAGCTTCGGTAGGGACGTGATGGTGTTGGTTGATCTGTCTGGTTCGATGGCCGAGCGGGATTTCTCCTCTTCAACGGGAAACAATGTCTCCCGCCTGGATGCCGCCAAGGAAGTACTGGCCGACTTTGCCAAAACACGACAGGGCGACCGCTTGGGGCTCATTTTGTTTGGTGATGCCGCTTTTTTGCAGACCCCGTTTACCGCCGATCAAGACGTATGGCTTGCGCTGCTTAATCAAACAGAAGTAGCGATGGCCGGTCAGAGTACCCATCTAGGTGATGCCATGGGACTGGCAATAAAGGTGTTTGATCAAAGCCATCAAGAAAAAGGGGACGAAGACCGGGAAAAGGTGGCGATTGTGCTGACCGACGGCAATGACACTGGAAGTTTTGTTGAACCGATAGAAGCAGCCAAAGTGGCTAAAGCTAAGGGTGTCAGGATCCATATGATAGCGATGGGGGATCCGCAAACGGTTGGCGAGGCTGCATTGGATATGGCAACAATCAATCGTGTTGCCAATGAATCTGGCGGGCAGGCATTTGTTGCGCTCGACCGTGAATCGCTGCTGGGGGCTTATCAAGAAATCGGCAAGCTAGAACCTCAGCTCTATGAGAGTTCGACCTACCGCCCTAAACAAAGTATTCACCACTACCTGATTGCAATAGTCGTGGTGATGTACCTTATTGCCTTTACCATGGCGACGCTGAACCGTGGTAGAAGGCTTGGTCAGGGCATGGAGAAAAACAATGTTTGA
- a CDS encoding alkaline phosphatase family protein → MKIATVPRLLCLSLSLISVNAVAAPPPAPKLVLQITVDGLRGDLLDRYKHNFGDKGFRYLMDEGTYYTNAHYQHGNTETIVGHVSLATGAPPSVHGMVGNVWYDRQKERLVYNVEDGDYTMLTQGAGVNQSTEIDPTQKTAKLDGRSPVPILSTTFSDELAVASNGESKIFSVSVKDRGAISLAGHSGKAFWFSKAQSEFVTSNYYFDEYPEWVTAWNTEGYPARYSKQKWELSLERDKYTLKEGPQEHKVDLAGFKRTFPHPYGPSSFQYYSTMLTLSPAGDELTADFAAALMEQEKLGQGDFTDYLAVSFSSNDYVIHMYGPSSLETEDNLIRLDRTLANLLADVEKQVGLDNTLIVLSADHGVPEAAPTVNALGYKTAKYFNQDALINEQLVSRLNKEFGLDENAVRLYSQPYVYLNHEVIKAKGASLEAVQRVVAEEITKIKGIEQAVTSTDVMQNNLPNTRLMQLVKNNFHPQRSGDIYLVFTPRTYINDMDGLTIASTHGSPWRYDTHVPVIFAGYQIDAQKVSREITPYDIAPTLSNVLGITQPSGATGKVLKEINSNH, encoded by the coding sequence ATGAAGATAGCAACAGTACCTCGCCTGTTATGTCTTAGCTTAAGTTTAATCAGCGTAAATGCCGTCGCCGCACCTCCGCCAGCGCCAAAACTGGTACTTCAGATCACTGTCGATGGCCTACGCGGTGATTTGCTGGACCGCTATAAACACAACTTTGGCGATAAGGGCTTTCGTTATCTCATGGATGAAGGCACCTATTACACCAATGCTCATTACCAGCATGGCAACACTGAAACCATTGTTGGCCACGTATCACTGGCTACCGGAGCGCCGCCTAGTGTACACGGCATGGTGGGTAACGTTTGGTACGATCGCCAAAAAGAGCGTTTGGTTTACAACGTTGAAGACGGCGACTACACCATGTTGACACAGGGTGCAGGGGTTAACCAATCCACAGAGATCGACCCCACTCAAAAAACCGCGAAACTTGATGGCCGATCACCTGTCCCTATCCTATCAACTACCTTCAGCGATGAGCTGGCGGTTGCCAGCAACGGTGAATCGAAAATCTTCTCGGTCTCCGTTAAAGACCGCGGTGCCATATCGCTGGCAGGCCACTCAGGCAAGGCCTTCTGGTTCTCTAAGGCCCAATCCGAGTTTGTCACCAGTAATTATTATTTTGATGAATACCCTGAATGGGTGACAGCTTGGAATACCGAAGGCTATCCTGCCCGCTATAGCAAGCAAAAATGGGAACTCAGCCTTGAAAGGGATAAGTACACCCTTAAGGAAGGCCCTCAAGAGCACAAGGTTGACCTTGCTGGCTTTAAACGTACTTTCCCCCATCCTTACGGCCCTTCGAGCTTCCAGTATTACAGCACCATGCTGACCTTAAGCCCGGCAGGTGATGAGCTTACTGCGGATTTTGCCGCAGCCCTTATGGAGCAAGAGAAACTTGGCCAAGGTGACTTTACCGACTACCTCGCCGTGAGCTTTTCCTCCAATGATTATGTCATCCATATGTACGGGCCATCGAGCCTGGAAACGGAGGATAACTTAATCCGCCTAGACCGCACGCTTGCAAACTTGCTGGCCGATGTCGAAAAGCAGGTCGGGCTGGATAATACCTTAATCGTCCTGTCCGCCGATCATGGAGTGCCGGAAGCTGCACCGACGGTAAATGCGCTAGGTTACAAAACAGCTAAGTACTTCAACCAGGATGCCTTAATCAACGAGCAGCTTGTCAGCCGATTAAACAAGGAGTTTGGCCTGGATGAAAACGCGGTGCGCTTGTACTCACAGCCTTATGTTTACCTCAACCATGAGGTTATTAAGGCCAAGGGCGCTTCTCTTGAAGCTGTCCAGAGGGTAGTTGCTGAGGAAATAACAAAGATCAAAGGAATAGAGCAAGCAGTTACAAGTACAGACGTCATGCAAAATAACCTACCCAATACTCGCTTGATGCAACTGGTAAAAAACAACTTTCACCCACAGCGCTCCGGTGATATTTACCTGGTATTTACCCCACGTACCTATATCAATGATATGGACGGATTGACCATTGCTTCAACTCACGGCTCACCTTGGCGATACGATACCCATGTACCGGTCATTTTTGCCGGTTACCAGATAGACGCCCAAAAGGTGTCTCGTGAAATAACCCCTTATGATATTGCCCCAACTCTGTCGAATGTGCTGGGCATTACCCAGCCAAGCGGGGCTACGGGTAAAGTCTTGAAAGAAATCAATTCTAACCACTGA
- a CDS encoding MoxR family ATPase has protein sequence MNQAQQAIKQLIEQTEKSVIGQRHVVEALVIGLVANGHILLEGLPGTAKTRSVKSLANLLNTDFGRIQFTPDLLPSDVTGTEIYQDLDGKPQLHFQPGPIFNSIVLADEVNRAPAKVQAALLEAMAEGTITVGDTTHQLPELFMVLATQNPVEQEGTYPLPEAQMDRFMMKVTVEYPEDDAERDIIRLVRGEELGTEAARAQDEALGNIDADVVLEARRQLPHIAVSDLVERYIVALVMATRKPERYPDSNLVKWIEVGSSPRASIALDKCARAYAWLQGRDHVLPDDVRAMAPMVLGHRFTLTYDALADGINHLRIVEELLDHVEIG, from the coding sequence ATGAACCAAGCACAACAGGCTATCAAGCAGCTCATTGAGCAAACAGAAAAAAGTGTGATTGGTCAACGCCATGTTGTTGAAGCTTTGGTTATTGGGTTAGTGGCTAACGGTCATATCTTGCTAGAGGGGCTACCCGGTACGGCTAAAACACGGTCGGTAAAATCATTGGCAAATTTGCTCAACACTGATTTCGGACGAATTCAGTTTACTCCAGATCTCTTGCCATCGGATGTGACAGGAACAGAGATCTATCAGGATCTCGACGGTAAACCTCAGCTGCATTTTCAACCAGGGCCAATCTTCAATAGCATTGTCCTGGCCGATGAGGTCAACCGTGCACCGGCAAAAGTCCAGGCGGCTTTGCTCGAAGCTATGGCTGAGGGAACAATTACCGTAGGCGATACGACTCATCAACTGCCTGAACTTTTTATGGTGCTGGCAACCCAGAACCCTGTAGAGCAAGAAGGGACATATCCGTTGCCGGAAGCACAGATGGACCGCTTTATGATGAAGGTTACCGTCGAATACCCTGAGGATGATGCAGAGCGTGACATTATCCGTTTAGTCCGAGGAGAAGAGTTAGGTACCGAGGCTGCCCGAGCGCAAGATGAAGCGCTGGGAAATATCGACGCTGATGTGGTACTCGAAGCCCGCCGCCAACTTCCCCACATTGCCGTTTCTGATCTGGTTGAGCGTTATATTGTCGCTTTGGTTATGGCGACCCGTAAACCAGAACGTTACCCCGACTCCAATTTGGTCAAATGGATTGAGGTCGGCTCGAGCCCTCGAGCCTCCATCGCCTTGGATAAATGTGCCCGTGCTTATGCATGGCTACAGGGGCGTGATCATGTTTTGCCTGATGATGTACGTGCCATGGCACCCATGGTACTGGGGCACCGTTTTACACTGACCTACGATGCACTGGCTGACGGAATTAATCATCTGAGGATTGTCGAAGAGCTGCTTGACCATGTAGAGATCGGATAA
- a CDS encoding VWA domain-containing protein, producing MFDSLSLQQAISQFHFIRPLWLLVLVPMGLLFWLRWREANQPGWQEVLPKHLRQVLTIGEKGWSKQLPLKLLMVIIAMAILICAGPTWQRQASPFGEDKASLLVLLDSSESMLQQDLPPSRLERAKQKVRDLLELRQGGSTGLVVYAGSAHVAMPMTQDTKVFEPILAAISPDIMPAEGKFAEKTLPLIEQLLQGRPGSTVLLVSDGANPNTIAAFNAFFSDKPYQLMILGAGNRDVVSSAPADFASLRQLASEVGGRFIEITVDNSDVERLNRTVERNMQLNGESSMPWQDMGYQLLLPIALAMLLWFRKGWLVQWCVVLSLTGTLLAAPAVNAETIIASKAQTAEPAEQVTIWDKTVQGWWDLWLTPDQQGQRLFNQGQYLEAAKHFVDPLRKGTAYYYASEYKQAHRVFLQMDTDFGLYNAASALAREREYLAARDLLRSLAEKDTLSTELRPSVEHNLKVISGIVDEINRTSESQAGTTDGPEESFELSDDKPRTAEGADEQTAAELMIKETLNANEILGSNELADKWLKRVEADPKYFLRAKFQIQRNQSNQPKEGGELQQ from the coding sequence ATGTTTGATAGTCTCAGCCTGCAGCAGGCGATCAGCCAATTTCATTTCATCAGGCCGTTGTGGCTGTTGGTGCTTGTACCGATGGGACTGTTGTTCTGGCTCCGCTGGCGTGAAGCCAACCAACCGGGCTGGCAAGAAGTATTGCCCAAGCACCTCCGTCAGGTATTAACCATTGGGGAAAAAGGTTGGAGCAAGCAACTCCCCCTTAAATTGCTGATGGTGATTATTGCGATGGCCATCCTGATCTGTGCTGGGCCGACCTGGCAACGCCAAGCCTCTCCGTTTGGTGAAGACAAAGCGTCATTGCTGGTGTTGCTCGACAGCAGTGAGTCAATGTTGCAGCAAGACCTGCCGCCAAGTCGACTGGAGCGTGCCAAGCAGAAGGTGCGCGATCTACTCGAGTTACGACAGGGAGGGAGCACGGGGTTGGTTGTGTATGCCGGATCTGCCCATGTCGCAATGCCGATGACTCAGGATACCAAGGTGTTCGAGCCGATTTTGGCTGCAATTTCTCCTGATATCATGCCGGCGGAGGGTAAATTTGCCGAAAAAACCTTACCGCTTATCGAGCAGTTGCTGCAGGGAAGACCCGGTTCGACGGTATTGTTGGTATCTGATGGTGCAAATCCTAATACCATTGCTGCTTTTAACGCATTTTTCAGCGACAAGCCTTACCAGTTAATGATTCTGGGCGCGGGCAATCGGGATGTTGTCAGTAGTGCCCCTGCTGACTTTGCTTCCCTACGCCAGTTGGCGAGCGAAGTTGGGGGGCGTTTCATCGAAATCACGGTAGACAATAGCGATGTTGAAAGGCTCAACCGCACAGTCGAGCGAAATATGCAGCTAAATGGCGAGTCTTCTATGCCCTGGCAAGATATGGGCTATCAGCTGTTGTTACCGATTGCTTTGGCGATGCTGCTTTGGTTTCGAAAAGGCTGGTTGGTGCAATGGTGCGTCGTACTGTCACTGACCGGAACGCTATTGGCGGCGCCTGCGGTTAATGCTGAAACCATTATTGCATCCAAGGCGCAAACTGCGGAACCCGCTGAACAAGTGACAATTTGGGACAAAACGGTTCAAGGGTGGTGGGATTTGTGGTTAACTCCCGATCAGCAAGGCCAGCGCCTGTTCAACCAAGGACAATATCTTGAAGCGGCAAAACATTTTGTTGACCCACTGAGGAAGGGAACCGCCTACTATTACGCCAGTGAGTATAAGCAAGCCCACCGTGTTTTTTTGCAAATGGATACCGACTTTGGCTTATACAATGCCGCCAGTGCGTTGGCTCGAGAACGTGAGTATCTAGCGGCAAGAGATTTATTACGGTCCTTGGCAGAGAAGGATACCTTGTCGACTGAGCTGCGACCAAGTGTTGAGCATAACCTAAAAGTCATTAGCGGTATTGTCGATGAAATCAACCGTACCAGTGAGAGCCAGGCCGGGACCACAGATGGGCCGGAAGAGTCCTTCGAACTAAGTGATGACAAACCTCGCACAGCGGAAGGTGCCGATGAGCAGACTGCAGCTGAATTAATGATTAAAGAAACACTGAATGCTAATGAGATCTTGGGGAGCAATGAGCTCGCTGACAAGTGGTTGAAGCGGGTCGAGGCCGATCCAAAGTATTTCTTGCGGGCAAAATTCCAGATCCAACGTAATCAATCAAATCAACCAAAGGAAGGCGGAGAATTGCAGCAATGA
- a CDS encoding multiheme c-type cytochrome → MLMALPLCWLIVFVMTQPATAQSVNYVGSEACIDCHNRQVEAWRGSHHEMAMKHATATSVLGNFSDQSLQHDGKTNRFFSKNGEYWVNIAGADQKFADFKISYTFGVYPLQQYMVEFPDGRIQLIPFAWDSRAPEKGGQRWFHLYPELTPADEFYWTNAGQNWNFMCADCHSTNIKKNYNEGSNSYDTTWSDINVGCEACHGPASGHIDYIARGKGEQSTSESEGLMDARQVGFTRDLGVQVKQWVAREGDKTLQPQLIEPTEQTQTCAQCHSRRTQLNQTADHVKGSFLDRYRLSLITPELYYHDGQIYDEDYVYGSFLQSRMAQKGVTCTNCHDPHTAKLTVAEEAVCSQCHVSPEYASSEHTLHQPGTEAAKCTTCHMPETTYMQIDPRRDHSWHVPRPDLSQHIKTPNVCTGCHQDKTNLWADKELGKRFPNSAYRHQQHFGVAFYADSINHQAAPDALSYTAQDSSLSDIIRGSALSRMAGNTGQNTLVALARAVKHDSELIRLGAIEGASGYGWPERWQILSPLLTDPVLAVRTETAGALVEFWQQMPLQQRDRLNGPLQEYIEIQKFNADRGFGRTNLANVYRAMGEMDKAVLWYQGAIEVEPYFANSYVNLADLYRSQNNDELALQVLQQGMEAQPNDSALPYSAGLALLRTGKAGKANQYLKRAAEKAVGNAHYWYVYGLALEKSDVLASSRALSSAFDISGNPQHLYAQCEVLARNYQLGEVAAEFESCTQQLGQIVAPEVVKQLKVRAGN, encoded by the coding sequence ATGTTGATGGCATTGCCGCTGTGCTGGTTGATAGTTTTCGTCATGACGCAGCCGGCAACAGCACAGTCAGTGAATTATGTGGGCAGTGAAGCCTGTATCGATTGTCATAACCGACAAGTAGAGGCGTGGCGAGGTTCGCACCACGAGATGGCAATGAAGCATGCCACTGCCACATCGGTGTTGGGCAATTTTTCCGATCAGAGTTTGCAGCACGATGGCAAAACAAACCGCTTTTTCAGCAAAAACGGGGAATATTGGGTCAATATTGCGGGGGCTGATCAAAAGTTTGCTGATTTCAAAATTAGCTATACCTTTGGTGTCTACCCTCTACAGCAATATATGGTTGAGTTTCCCGATGGCCGGATTCAGCTAATTCCCTTTGCATGGGATTCCCGCGCGCCGGAGAAAGGGGGGCAGCGTTGGTTTCATTTATACCCAGAGCTGACACCAGCGGATGAGTTCTACTGGACCAATGCGGGGCAAAATTGGAATTTTATGTGTGCGGATTGCCACTCAACCAACATCAAGAAAAACTACAATGAAGGGTCCAATTCATACGATACGACGTGGTCTGACATCAATGTTGGCTGTGAAGCTTGTCATGGCCCGGCGAGTGGTCATATTGATTACATTGCAAGGGGAAAGGGTGAACAGTCTACGTCAGAATCAGAAGGCCTAATGGATGCACGACAAGTGGGGTTCACCCGAGATCTTGGCGTACAGGTCAAACAATGGGTTGCAAGGGAGGGCGATAAGACATTACAGCCCCAATTAATAGAACCGACAGAACAAACGCAGACCTGTGCTCAATGCCATAGCCGGCGAACCCAACTCAACCAGACAGCCGATCATGTTAAAGGCTCTTTTCTGGATAGGTATCGCCTGAGCTTGATCACCCCGGAGCTTTATTATCACGATGGCCAAATTTATGATGAGGACTATGTGTATGGCTCGTTTCTGCAATCACGGATGGCCCAAAAAGGGGTGACCTGCACCAACTGCCATGATCCCCATACGGCAAAACTAACCGTTGCTGAGGAAGCGGTCTGCAGCCAGTGCCATGTATCACCCGAATATGCGTCAAGTGAGCACACCTTGCACCAGCCGGGAACCGAAGCGGCCAAGTGTACGACCTGCCACATGCCAGAGACGACGTATATGCAAATTGACCCGAGGCGGGATCACAGCTGGCATGTTCCTCGACCTGATTTGAGCCAGCATATAAAGACGCCCAATGTGTGTACCGGTTGCCATCAAGATAAAACCAACCTGTGGGCGGACAAAGAGTTAGGCAAGCGTTTCCCCAACTCGGCCTACCGCCATCAGCAGCATTTCGGTGTCGCGTTCTATGCCGACAGCATCAATCACCAAGCCGCTCCCGACGCACTTTCGTATACCGCACAAGACTCAAGCCTGAGCGACATTATTCGCGGCTCGGCATTGTCCCGAATGGCTGGTAATACCGGACAAAATACCCTGGTAGCGTTGGCGCGAGCGGTAAAGCATGACAGTGAGCTGATCCGGTTGGGTGCGATTGAGGGGGCGTCGGGATACGGCTGGCCGGAGCGATGGCAGATCCTATCGCCCTTGTTAACAGACCCGGTACTGGCAGTAAGGACAGAAACGGCCGGGGCTTTGGTCGAGTTTTGGCAGCAGATGCCGCTGCAACAAAGAGACCGTCTCAACGGGCCGCTGCAAGAGTATATCGAAATCCAGAAATTTAACGCCGATAGAGGCTTTGGCCGGACCAATTTGGCCAATGTGTATCGTGCGATGGGGGAGATGGACAAAGCGGTTTTATGGTATCAGGGGGCTATCGAGGTTGAGCCTTACTTTGCTAATAGTTACGTCAATCTGGCGGATCTGTACCGAAGCCAGAATAACGACGAGCTTGCCTTGCAAGTTTTGCAGCAGGGGATGGAAGCCCAGCCGAATGACAGTGCGCTCCCTTACAGTGCAGGTTTAGCACTGCTTCGGACGGGTAAGGCGGGAAAAGCGAACCAGTATTTGAAACGAGCTGCTGAAAAGGCCGTTGGAAATGCGCATTACTGGTATGTCTATGGTTTGGCGTTGGAAAAAAGTGATGTGCTGGCCTCAAGCCGGGCATTGTCTTCTGCGTTTGATATCAGTGGCAACCCGCAACACCTATATGCTCAGTGTGAAGTATTGGCACGAAATTACCAGTTGGGTGAAGTGGCTGCGGAATTTGAAAGCTGCACTCAACAACTTGGTCAAATCGTTGCGCCGGAGGTTGTTAAACAGTTGAAAGTACGGGCTGGAAATTAG
- a CDS encoding DUF4381 domain-containing protein, producing the protein MSIEHSPPSTYILRELYDVTVPESVSWIPQTIGWKVLLVLLCVIAGYLCYRRLVRWWHNRYRAEARTAVTRLPMHRGLEGSVDSGAFDGALFSILKIVLVYLEPANAKLFGHAFLQKLDELGNGRVTFQDELGTRWVQSLVDPSITLGREEQALLREKALCWIREHEGRSMTKHVSLRAALAKLLNGNKKQGEGHHV; encoded by the coding sequence ATGAGCATCGAACATTCGCCTCCTAGCACCTACATTCTGCGTGAATTGTATGATGTTACCGTACCTGAAAGCGTCAGTTGGATACCACAGACGATAGGCTGGAAAGTCCTGCTTGTCTTGTTGTGCGTTATTGCCGGCTACCTTTGCTATCGCCGGCTAGTACGCTGGTGGCATAACCGTTATCGAGCTGAGGCGCGGACAGCGGTTACTCGCTTGCCTATGCATCGAGGCCTTGAAGGCAGTGTAGATAGTGGCGCTTTCGACGGTGCTTTATTTTCAATACTGAAAATTGTTCTGGTTTATTTGGAGCCAGCCAACGCTAAGCTATTTGGTCACGCCTTTTTGCAAAAGCTTGATGAGCTAGGCAATGGCAGAGTGACCTTCCAGGATGAGCTTGGTACCCGGTGGGTTCAGTCATTGGTTGACCCTTCAATCACCCTTGGTAGGGAAGAACAAGCACTGCTACGCGAGAAAGCTTTGTGCTGGATTCGGGAGCACGAAGGCCGGTCAATGACGAAACATGTCTCGCTCAGAGCGGCTTTGGCCAAGCTGCTCAATGGAAATAAAAAACAAGGGGAAGGCCACCATGTTTAA
- a CDS encoding DUF58 domain-containing protein: MAKPNIAPQSKGLDGRIYCDYSRLVRLQSQVGTFSLLPHLKAGSVLSGRHNSLFRGRGLNFEELRHYQLGDDIRNLDWKVTLRTGKPHVRSYTEEKDRNVIICVDQRSQMFFSSTQVMKSVIAAEIAAMCGWRVLKDGDRVGVVVASAEKIYHCQSQRSQHAFMAQLKLLAKANQQLSVDTTNSERVSFSLWLEQLKRMNLAQSTLVFITDWRDCDEHHLEQLKQLQIHNDVLAVLVNDPLEQTLPGELAKSNWVVGDGQYQLTLDSKEKVAQASATLSERSVLTRQSLTRLMALKQLPFIELDTSGSHIAQFQRLVGRQ, from the coding sequence ATGGCAAAGCCAAACATTGCTCCTCAATCAAAAGGGCTCGATGGTCGGATTTATTGTGATTATTCGCGCTTGGTGCGTCTGCAGTCCCAAGTCGGAACCTTTAGTCTACTTCCGCACTTGAAAGCCGGCAGTGTACTATCGGGCAGGCACAATTCTTTGTTTCGCGGCCGAGGTTTGAACTTCGAAGAACTTCGCCATTACCAACTGGGTGACGATATTCGAAACCTAGACTGGAAAGTCACATTGCGTACCGGCAAACCGCATGTACGTAGCTATACCGAAGAAAAAGACCGCAATGTGATCATCTGTGTCGATCAGCGTAGCCAAATGTTTTTTTCGTCAACCCAGGTGATGAAGTCGGTCATTGCAGCGGAAATCGCCGCCATGTGTGGCTGGCGGGTTTTGAAAGATGGCGATCGTGTCGGTGTGGTTGTCGCTTCCGCAGAGAAAATCTATCACTGTCAGTCCCAGCGCTCGCAGCATGCGTTCATGGCGCAGCTCAAATTATTGGCGAAAGCTAACCAGCAGTTAAGTGTTGATACCACCAATAGTGAAAGGGTGAGCTTTTCACTTTGGCTGGAACAGCTTAAGCGGATGAATTTAGCCCAATCAACCCTGGTTTTTATTACCGATTGGCGTGATTGCGACGAGCATCACCTCGAGCAGCTCAAGCAGCTGCAAATCCATAATGATGTGTTGGCCGTGCTGGTTAACGATCCGCTTGAGCAAACCCTGCCGGGAGAGCTGGCCAAGTCGAACTGGGTTGTGGGGGATGGCCAGTATCAGCTGACTCTTGATAGCAAGGAAAAAGTCGCTCAGGCCAGTGCGACTTTGAGCGAGCGCAGTGTGCTTACTCGCCAGTCTCTGACCCGCCTGATGGCGTTGAAGCAATTACCGTTTATTGAGCTGGATACCTCGGGATCACATATCGCCCAGTTCCAGCGGCTTGTTGGGAGGCAGTAG